The following coding sequences are from one Methanosarcina sp. WWM596 window:
- a CDS encoding acetate kinase — MKVLVINAGSSSLKYQLIDMTNESALAVGLCERIGIDNSIITQKKFDGKKLEKLTDLPTHKDALEEVVKALTDDEFGVIKDMGEINAVGHRVVHGGEKFTTSALYDEGVEKAIKDCFELAPLHNPPNMMGISACAEIMPGTPMVIVFDTAFHQTMPPYAYMYALPYDLYEKHGVRKYGFHGTSHKYVAERAALMLGKPAEETKIITCHLGNGSSITAVEGGKSVETSMGFTPLEGLAMGTRCGSIDPAIVPFLMEKEGLTTREIDTLMNKKSGVLGVSGLSNDFRDLDEAASKGNRKAELALEIFAYKVKKFIGEYSAVLNGADAVVFTAGIGENSASIRKRILTGLDGIGIKIDDEKNKIRGQEIDISTPDAKVRVFVIPTNEELAIARETKEIVETEVKLRSSIPV; from the coding sequence ATGAAAGTACTGGTTATAAACGCAGGGAGTTCATCTCTCAAATATCAATTAATTGATATGACAAATGAGTCAGCTCTTGCAGTAGGTCTTTGCGAGAGGATAGGTATTGACAACTCGATCATCACTCAGAAGAAGTTTGACGGCAAGAAGCTGGAAAAGCTGACTGACCTCCCCACTCACAAGGACGCACTTGAGGAAGTCGTAAAAGCTCTTACCGATGATGAATTCGGTGTCATCAAAGACATGGGTGAGATCAATGCAGTCGGACACAGAGTTGTGCATGGTGGAGAGAAATTCACGACGTCTGCTTTATATGATGAGGGCGTAGAAAAGGCTATCAAGGACTGCTTTGAACTGGCACCCCTTCACAACCCTCCAAACATGATGGGAATTTCAGCTTGTGCAGAGATCATGCCTGGGACGCCAATGGTTATTGTTTTTGATACTGCATTCCACCAGACAATGCCGCCATATGCCTACATGTATGCTCTCCCGTACGACCTGTACGAGAAGCATGGGGTCAGGAAATACGGTTTCCACGGCACATCCCACAAGTACGTTGCCGAAAGGGCTGCTCTTATGCTCGGAAAGCCCGCAGAAGAAACCAAAATTATCACCTGTCACCTTGGAAATGGTTCAAGCATTACAGCTGTAGAAGGCGGAAAATCCGTTGAAACCAGCATGGGCTTCACACCTCTTGAAGGGCTTGCAATGGGCACAAGATGCGGTTCGATTGACCCTGCAATAGTCCCCTTCCTTATGGAAAAAGAAGGCTTGACAACAAGAGAAATTGACACCCTTATGAACAAGAAGTCAGGTGTGCTTGGTGTTTCCGGGCTCAGCAATGACTTCAGAGACCTCGATGAAGCAGCTTCCAAGGGCAACAGGAAAGCCGAACTTGCTCTTGAAATTTTCGCATACAAGGTCAAGAAGTTCATAGGTGAATATTCAGCTGTCCTCAATGGTGCAGATGCAGTGGTCTTTACTGCAGGCATTGGAGAAAACAGCGCAAGCATCAGGAAGAGAATCCTCACCGGTCTTGATGGCATCGGCATAAAAATCGATGACGAAAAGAACAAGATCAGAGGTCAGGAAATCGATATCAGCACACCGGATGCAAAAGTAAGAGTTTTTGTCATCCCAACCAATGAGGAACTTGCCATTGCAAGGGAAACAAAGGAAATTGTTGAGACCGAAGTGAAGTTACGCAGTTCTATACCTGTATAA